One genomic region from Haloprofundus salinisoli encodes:
- a CDS encoding DUF7344 domain-containing protein — protein MSEHDQCAATLDRLFRALGHQSRRRILVFLVREGVADEGIELERLAAEVAEMNVATEDFYHVHLPRLDEVEFVDWDQEHQTIRRGPRFDEVTPLLELLDEHRDELPTGWP, from the coding sequence GCGCGGCGACACTGGACCGACTCTTCCGTGCGCTGGGCCACCAATCGCGCCGACGCATCCTCGTCTTTCTGGTGCGGGAGGGCGTCGCCGACGAAGGCATCGAACTGGAACGGCTCGCCGCCGAGGTGGCCGAGATGAACGTCGCCACCGAGGACTTCTACCACGTCCACCTGCCGCGACTCGACGAGGTGGAGTTCGTCGACTGGGACCAGGAGCATCAGACGATACGACGCGGTCCCCGGTTCGACGAGGTGACACCACTTCTCGAACTCCTCGACGAACACCGAGACGAACTCCCGACCGGGTGGCCCTGA